AATATGATGCCTCAAGTGGAACGGATGCTACCAAAACTTGACTCCATACTTGCTTCATTAAATACTGTTTTATCAGATCCTTCCATACCGGCCACACTGCGCAACGTACAAAATATGACAGCAGACATGGCAGTAAGCACTCGCCAATTACAAACTCTTATGAAAAATGACATTCCCCAGCTAACCGGTAAGTTGAATGCTATCGGAGACAATTTCGTTCTTATTTCCGGTAACCTGAAAAAAATAAACTATGCAGCAGCCATGCAAAAAGTGGACTCTACTTTAGCCAATATAAAAATAATTACAGACAAGCTAAACAGCAAAGACAACACCGTGGGACTCCTGCTCAATGATCCCGCCCTCTACAATAACCTGAATACTACAACTGTCAACGCTGCCAGTTTGCTGGAAGATCTGAAATCACATCCAAAACGCTATGTTCATTTCT
Above is a window of Bacteroides helcogenes P 36-108 DNA encoding:
- a CDS encoding MlaD family protein, whose product is MKYITKEVRIGIAGIAALCILVYGINYLKGINMFKPSSYFYVKFQNINGLTKSSPVFADGFRVGIVRDLYYDYTQPGKVVAEIDVNPDLRIPKGSTAELTAEMLGGVKMNLLLANNPREKYQIGDTIPGILNNGMMEKVANMMPQVERMLPKLDSILASLNTVLSDPSIPATLRNVQNMTADMAVSTRQLQTLMKNDIPQLTGKLNAIGDNFVLISGNLKKINYAAAMQKVDSTLANIKIITDKLNSKDNTVGLLLNDPALYNNLNTTTVNAASLLEDLKSHPKRYVHFSLFGKKAK